In Pectinophora gossypiella chromosome 17, ilPecGoss1.1, whole genome shotgun sequence, one DNA window encodes the following:
- the LOC126374385 gene encoding tumor susceptibility gene 101 protein, translating into MANDDVLKQYLSKYRNRDYTSREVIGVIQVYRSLTFRLEAFVFNNGSRKDLLNLEGTIPVNYKGAYYNIPVCIWLMDTHPQNAPLCFVKPTPDMSIKVSKYVDSNGKIYLPYLHEWSSNGSTLQKLIQCMISAFGELPPVYSKPRNEARAPYPVNSFMPQPPGYPYPQVSPTPGYPTVTPYPTTSNLPYPSYGTPYPGAASTNGTPYPPAASATPYPPAAGYGGPSPDVGGGTITEEHIKASLLSAVEDKLRRRLKEQSQQSQAELETLRRTQQELREGKSRLEDILARLQRERSELDKNVVVLQEKERELQSAIERLGEQEGIDVDEAVVTTAPLYSQLLNAFAEEATLEDAIYYMGEALRKEVIDLDTFLKQVRTLARRQFTLRALMHKCRQKAQLAC; encoded by the coding sequence ATGGCTAACGACGATGTGCTAAAACAGTACTTATCGAAGTATAGGAATCGTGATTACACGTCTCGGGAGGTAATAGGTGTGATTCAAGTGTATAGAAGTCTGACCTTTCGCCTGGAAGCCTTTGTGTTCAACAATGGAAGTAGGAAGGACTTGCTGAACTTAGAGGGAACGATTCCCGTCAATTACAAGGGAGCCTACTACAACATTCCCGTATGCATCTGGCTAATGGACACTCATCCTCAAAATGCGCCGTTGTGTTTCGTCAAGCCTACACCAGACATGTCAATCAAAGTCTCCAAATACGTAGACAGTAATGGGAAGATTTACCTACCATATTTACACGAGTGGTCCTCGAATGGGTCTACATTACAGAAGCTCATACAATGCATGATCTCTGCCTTTGGTGAGCTACCTCCAGTATATTCAAAGCCACGCAACGAGGCGAGAGCTCCGTACCCAGTCAATTCTTTTATGCCGCAACCACCTGGTTACCCGTACCCGCAAGTTTCTCCTACACCGGGTTATCCAACTGTGACACCTTATCCAACAACTTCAAACTTGCCCTACCCAAGCTATGGCACTCCATATCCTGGGGCAGCTAGCACTAATGGTACACCATACCCGCCAGCAGCTTCTGCCACGCCTTACCCACCAGCAGCTGGCTATGGTGGACCCAGTCCTGATGTTGGTGGCGGCACAATAACTGAGGAACACATCAAAGCTTCTTTGTTATCAGCTGTGGAAGATAAACTGAGGAGAAGACTGAAAGAACAGTCACAGCAGTCACAGGCGGAGCTAGAGACTCTGCGCCGTACACAGCAAGAACTGAGGGAGGGGAAGTCACGGCTGGAAGACATACTTGCAAGACTTCAGAGAGAAAGATCTGAATTAGACAAAAATGTGGTTGTTTTAcaagaaaaggaaagggaattACAGTCAGCAATTGAGCGTCTGGGAGAACAGGAAGGGATTGACGTGGATGAAGCAGTGGTAACAACAGCTCCACTGTACTCACAGCTCTTGAATGCTTTTGCTGAAGAAGCAACTTTGGAAGATGCTATTTACTATATGGGAGAGGCTCTGCGCAAGGAGGTTATTGATCTGGACACATTTTTGAAGCAAGTACGTACTTTGGCTCGTCGCCAGTTCACTTTGCGTGCGTTAATGCATAAATGCCGACAAAAGGCTCAGCTGGCATGCTAG